The following nucleotide sequence is from Apodemus sylvaticus chromosome 2, mApoSyl1.1, whole genome shotgun sequence.
TACTGGCAAGGAAATGGAGCAAAGGGAACATAATTACATCAATGAAGGGAGTGCAAATATGTACAGCAACTACAAAAATCATTATgacagatcctcagaaaattgggaatctatCTACCTCatgacccatctataccactttTGAGAATATAGCCAAAGGACACTACatcttaccacaaggacacttgctcaattagTTCATAgtgtctttgtttaaaatatcaggAAACTAGAAACAAAGTAGATttttctcaatggaagaatggataaagagaatgtggtatgtttacttaatggaatactactctgcagaGTATAAGTAACAAGGTGAGTTCTTGGGGTTGGGGTAGACTGGTCAAATGAATATCCCTGGGAATGCAAAAGATTTGTTGGGTAGAAGAGAGGGTGTGTGAAGAtaggaacagaaaggaaaaaaattgtgaAGGCTGGCACACAGGGAGAGGGTATGGTcagggagacacacagagagaggtggAATACTAGGGCATTTAGAGTAGATGTCAAACCTAGTGAAGCAGAACTTCCTGAAACCAATGAAGGTCACCTTAGTGAGAACTTAGTAATGGAGAATATTgaacctgaactggccatcttctgtaagcaggcaaggcttccagtggaaCATGTCAGACACCAACCCATTCATCAAACCTTGGACTCAACAATCTGTCCTGACTACAACATGGActggggcaatggtggctcagAATGTGTGGGACTGATCAACCAATGAATGACTGGTTTAATTTGAGGCTCAGGACATAAGAGGCAACCCATGAAACACACAGCCTGGATTGCCAGGAATGTGAGAATGTGTGGTACAGAGACCTAAGGTAGAACCAAGTACAATAGACCACATAAACAGCAACAAATCAAAGAAGTAGGCTGGAGAACAGTCCTGGATGATAATGTCTAGTCTCATAAAAGCTGTCTTCTTCAAGGGTCTGTttactaaaaccaaacaaacttttGGCAACAAACATACCTAAAATCCTTAAAATATGCCACAGTTATACTTGTACAAATTTCCTCAGttgtttattatcattatttcacAGAACATTAAAAGGAgtaataaaaaatgtgaaaattaaatgacttaaatattattgtttcaatttccttAAACTAGGAATATCATTTTCTCAACAACAGGCACGTATTTTTTTCTGATAGAAATGTTAGGTCAACTTTAACACtatgacatgttttttttctaaGTATGCTCCTGTATGCTCCTGAATAAACATGAATACATTGAGAAGGAGATAGTAGTATAAAGAAGCATGCTagcataaaaaatgtttttctaacaCTAACTATTTCAGATCATGAATCAAAATGCAGACATTAAAAGCCAGGGCCCAATACTCTAGGAAAGCATAAACATATGTTACCTTCCATGGGAGAGGAGCCTGGAGTCCACATTTATCGAATGAGTCTCCATTCACTCTGAGTGACAGCTCCTCATGAAGTGCCTGGGTAATGGCATACACAGCTTCATGGACTTTGTAGCTCAAAGGTGAGGTATTCATATCCCAAACATTCAGAGATCGTGTGCTCAGGCTGCCATTTTGCTCACATTGACTTAGTTTCTTGACTACATGCTCATAGACATGTGGACATTCAAATAAAATCGACCAAACATCCTGGATAAAGATATCATAAGGGTATTTTCTAGGTTGAACACTTTTTTGAAAATCCTTGAATCCCAGAATTTCATCCTTGTGAACCGAAAATGATAATGCTCCATCAAAGGGTATATAAATTCCATTTTGTTTAAAGGGTAATATTGCAGTATACCAATCAGAAGTTGTGATCCAGATATTACCAAAAGCAGCATAGCaaatgatgaaaaagaaaagtgtcAGAAAATCATGAGTGTCACCAAATGCAATTACAACACGTGTCATTATGAGATGTACTATTAATTGGTACCAGCGTACTTGaccaaaagaaggaaatactGGATCCTTTTCTGCAAATGCAACACAAATTCCATAGTTGATCATCTCCTCTGTGATTTCCTTAATGAAGAGTTCTCCCCTCATTTCATCTGGAACCACCAGACCAACCCAGACCCAAGTGAAGTAGAGCAGCAGTTGAATAATTCCATGGTACAGAGCTGCAGTGTGCACAGGAAACTGGTAAGGAGGCTGGAGCTGGTTTCTTGTCCCAAGACTCTGGTCAAAAGGAGCATAGCTGATCTGAACAGAAACAAAGTTACTATATAAGTCATGACAActagatttatttaaaaatgatttggtTTACCTCTTCTGCTTATGCACTCTAGGAGAAATTGAACAGTTAAATAACTTTACTAAGTAATATCAATTAGTTACCTATGTCATTTACTCTTCACTGCATACACAAAATGTaccttttcctttgtccttttataGAACATATGAAAAAAGGCCATAGAGTGTCTATCTCCTGATCTCCACTCAGGTAATACCAGTCAAACACAACCATTTGCAAATCTGTCACTTCAAAACTTTCATCTTCCTGATAATAGAAGTGGAAAAACAGTAACACTAAAGGCCTGTTTACTTGATgtcacaaatccaaaacaaaaacaaaacaaaacaaacaaacaaacaaacaaaacggaaTCTATGGAGCATTGTAAAAGGGAATGTGGAGTGACAGCACCTCACAGAGTCTGCAGGAAAGTGAACAGGCCTGGATGAGGTTGCCTCAGAGGAAGGGGTCAAAATGGAGGTCACAATGGCAAGAAACTGAATAGTTAGGTAAGAAGAGGTTTGGCTCAGGTGGTTTATGGAGGGAATATTTAGTTCACTGTTTTGGTGTCTAGAAGGTAAACTCAACATCAGATTTTAACTGTACAGTCCAGTAGGCCAAAGCCAGGGCTGAGGAGACTGAAGAACAATGTATAATGCTATACATGCATGAAGATGTTATGACAAATCCATTATATTGTaggatattatatatgtatatatgtatatatgtatatatatatatatatatatatatatatatatatatatatatatatatatatatatatatatatatataaatataatcactGAAAGGTGGCTCTGCTCACTGGGTTTGAAGTGCTTCCTTTATAAGCAGAAGGGCGGCCTGCAGTAGAATCTTCAGAATCCCCATAAGTCAGACATGGCTGTGTCCCTTGTACCCTAAAATAGCAGGGTGGAGACAGATAAATCCCTAGAGCTTTCTGGGCAATCAACTCAAAATCTTAAGCTTCTGATTCAGAACTCTGATTTCAAACAATGgtggagaaagtgaggaagaaaaaATATCAGTTGTCCTGATATGCCTACCTACACAGTCCTGACATACATCATATAtgagacacataccacacaaacacacatacactcatgcacacctacaagagtatgcacacatacacacacacacacacatgcacatgcacacacatacacacacatggtcaaacacaagcaaacactcatgcacacatacacaaaaacacagacaaacaaactgaaaaagagagacagggacagacactgagacagagacagaaagggggagagggagactcaGAGTGAGACAGAACAACTATGGCTCCTCCATCAGGTCATGATTCCTCAGTATTAGAAATCAAAGAGAATAAGGAAAATGGCATGATTTACATATGCTGCATAGAGTtaccaataataacaaaaaatcatAAACAATGCTCACATAAGCAGGTACATGCAAAAAGAGAATCAATTCTGAATCTAAATAGAACTTAGCAAACAGGCATTAGgtggagaaattttaaaatgtggagaaaaaaacTGAACGTAAAAACAGATAACTAAATAAACCTGCTGAAAGTTACTATCCAAGTaagtcaaatgaaaacccaccACAGAGCAACCTTTGTAAATTTTCTTCAACTCAAAAATGTGCTCTGAAAATGTGAAAgttaatcaagaaagaaagatgtaagaCTCAGCATACAGAGGACCTAACACCCAGAACTAGTTGAGAACAGACATACAGCACTTAGGctggagaagacaagaaattgaaAGAAGGGATTATCTGTCACAGGTAAAGTTGGAATGATTTATATATACTAGGGATTCATTTACATACACTACAGATGGTGTACTTATTCTACACAGAAAAATGCTAACAAAAATGCCAACATGATAAAACCAAAGAAGCATGAATAAATATGGTCTACAATACAGCACTGCCAGCTCCACAGTTCATGCTTAAGAAGTATGAGTGGATtactaaaagaaatgataaaaatgtctCAGGACATTGTAAGTATATTTAACTTGTGTTAGGCTATTAGCGTAAGTTTCAGTAGCCACAGGCAGCCAGCTAGCCATAGGTGAAAGAGAAAATTTGCATTTCAACTATTAAAAAGGGGGATAGCATGAATTTTACAGGAAGATAGatagaactacaaaatatcaccctggttgaggtaacccagatccaagaGGACATACTCAAAAGGtgtataaatagatattagccaaaaaatacagAATTACTTTGAATTAGAATTAGCCAAAGAGACAGGGCCCCAAGTAGAGGGATGGCATCACTGAACTACCCTCAAGctagtatagctgtcctctgagaggttctgccagtacctagagaagacagaggcagactcttactgccaaccattggattgaacctggggaccccaatggaagagttgggggaaggactgaagtagctgaaagggatggcaacaccttatgaagaacagtatcaactaactggactccTCAGAGATCCCATGGACACAGGAATATACATGGGTGGTTCCACGGCTCctactacatatgtatcagaggaattCCTTATCTGGCACCAAatggaggggaggcacttggtcctgtggaggctcattgtaaaggaggatgctagaggagtgaggctagagtgggtgggtggttgcaAAATTACCCTTTTAGAGTCAACGGGGAAGGGGATAGGATGGAGGGTTTGGGGAGGttagacagagaaaggagaaaacatttggaatgtaaataaataaaatgacaaataattaaaaaataactcataaaatcttataaaataaaaatctagtcAAGCATGATGGAGTATGATTAAAATCCCAGCCATGGGAAAGCAAAGGCATGAAGATCTCATTAATGCTATCTTGGGCTGCAAAGGAAGTTCAAGACTGGAAAACAGGATGCTTTGTGTACCTGTGGGACATTGTAGAGACTTAGAACTCGGGAGATCTGAGTTGATATTCCTGTTGAAATGCCTCCTATTACTGCAACCAGCTTATCAGTCTTCTCAGGCCTGCAGCTGTAGTTAGGAATTGGGGGGCTTGCTCCTGAGAGCAAAGCCATAGAAGTTTCCATAgcctttgtttcaaaaaagtCATCATTGAACAGATAAAATCCCAGGGacatattgaatagaatatttggctccttgttgattttttctataGCAAAAACCATTGCCAACACGTGCTGATAATTTTTGGTGAGATTCCTGGGAGGAAAATTTGAAAGATCATATTgccttttctatcagtttcattAGGAGGTTTGTCTAGTAGCTTGCCTAGACTCTAGATAATGCCCTATACTCCTGCAATACTGGCATGTCTAAATGAACTCAATATGTTAAAATTGGAGAGAGACtgggagaaagacagaaagacagacacagagaacccATAAAGTTGAAGGCAGGAGACATTGCAAGGGAAACAGCAGACTACAGTCAGATCAATATGTcttgtttatatgtatgaaatcctgaaactcttttttttttaaagagagaagtcAAACACTTACACAATAACAGCTTCCGGTATAACCATTGCATCATTAAAgccaaatttaattttattgtctCTAGCAGTCACTCTGAGGGAAAAGAGTCCTCCAATAACAAAATCCCCATCTTGATAGTAGCCAGGAGAAGCAGGTATActtaaggagaaacaagaaatttgTTCCTGGACTTCAATGAGGACaatcaggagagagaaagcaatgagTAATTCCATAACAttgataaataattgataaaaccCAGATATCTGTTCAGTTGAGAATCTTGGACTATTCATCCCTGGGAGCACATCAACAAACTGGTAAAGATGTCTGGTTGATCCATGTGGATGAAGGTTATGAAGTATTGTTTTGTCCTGGTCCAGGTCCACCAGTATCCAAACACTCCCTCAGTTCCCTGGAGTCCAATCTGCTTTATACCTTTTTAGCCCTAGATTATGTCCCCTTCACAGATTCACTGTGAGTCTCCAAGGGCTCAGAAATCTCTCACTTGGCACCTGGAAATCCTAATTCTCAGTAGGAAAACATACAATTAAGAAAAAGTGTAAAGTCCACTAAAACACCTGTGGGGTGTGTACACTCACAGAGCTGAGACTAACCAGTGGAAACAAAATTAAGTCATGAAGAATCATCTGAAGGAGGCATCAAAGGGCACAGTGTTTGTTAGGCAAGAACTAGACCCTGAATTATTTAACATCAGTATCATTTTAGAGTATATttgtaaggaaaagaaatagtgttacattagaaaatattatttctggtTACTATATTGGGTGAAATAATCAACtcctattttttattggatattttatgtatttacatttcaaatgttatcccctttcccgcaTTCCTCTCCAGATCTGTCCTATCCTATTCCCTCACCCCATACTTCTATGAGTGTGCtaccctacccacccacctactcccacctcactgacctgtcattctcctacactgggcaATCAAGCATTCATTGGACCAAGGGCCTTTTcccccattgatgccagacaatatcattgtctgctacatatgcagctggagcaatgagtccctccacatgtattctttgctggatggttttgtccctgagagctctggggagtctgcttggtttttattgttgttcttcctaaggggttgcaaaccccttcagctccttcagtcctttctctaactcctccattagggaccccatgatcagttcaatggatggctgtgagtatccacctctgtacatgccaggctctggcagagac
It contains:
- the LOC127677655 gene encoding vomeronasal type-2 receptor 26-like codes for the protein MELLIAFSLLIVLIEVQEQISCFSLSIPASPGYYQDGDFVIGGLFSLRVTARDNKIKFGFNDAMVIPEAVIVNLTKNYQHVLAMVFAIEKINKEPNILFNMSLGFYLFNDDFFETKAMETSMALLSGASPPIPNYSCRPEKTDKLVAVIGGISTGISTQISRVLSLYNVPQISYAPFDQSLGTRNQLQPPYQFPVHTAALYHGIIQLLLYFTWVWVGLVVPDEMRGELFIKEITEEMINYGICVAFAEKDPVFPSFGQVRWYQLIVHLIMTRVVIAFGDTHDFLTLFFFIICYAAFGNIWITTSDWYTAILPFKQNGIYIPFDGALSFSVHKDEILGFKDFQKSVQPRKYPYDIFIQDVWSILFECPHVYEHVVKKLSQCEQNGSLSTRSLNVWDMNTSPLSYKVHEAVYAITQALHEELSLRVNGDSFDKCGLQAPLPWKLHPFLQKGKLGRNINEENIVTQEDSATKLDIFNYHSLQNGTKAQVKVGEYLFESHSVQHLSLNDKLINLGVYNNQIHFSLCKQSCPLGFRKIPVGWYAICCYYCVPCPAGEITNETGMDQCFKCPEDQYSNKRRNQCLPKIIAFLSHEDTLGMVLVSVAISLSAFSAMILGLFIRYRDTAIVRANNRNLSYVLLVSLMLCFFCSLTFIGQPRTLTCVLRQMIFGVVFSVAVSAILAKTFIVVMAFKVIKPGSTLQMWMVTRLSNAIVCCGSIIQVCICAVWLGTYPPFPDVDMQSEYGQIILLCNEGSTLAFYCVLGYLGFLASLSLLIAFLARRLPDTFNEAKTITFSMMVFCSVWISFIPTYLSSTGKTMVAVEIFSILASSAGLLGCMFLPKCYVILLRSGGHSRKKFFK